One region of Eremothecium gossypii ATCC 10895 chromosome II, complete sequence genomic DNA includes:
- the HIR3 gene encoding Hir3p (Syntenic homolog of Saccharomyces cerevisiae YJR140C (HIR3)) has translation MSLFTALNSTPHDALLEAEEHSRELQVEESFRVFQSALFHLKAKRFDDAEAKFEQLFNIEVLKPDHWGLYRYSSPTLDLLRYLAYRNRGVFYYQYVREHAEELDKDDIVDYILKVVENLLQALQHSDGDAAVTGLLLQVFRGFKSKRLQRWILEYELTKQPEEMLLLGRGRALLPDTRGLVEEYRRVLRDVRSEPVTEFAARVLTLVKTDSLEVQPLPPVLDKIEQLKDEDDAMMKQLAEYEVNLEELSWECIAESFRSLVPKYKYTNFFSKAPDPYSEAGDPIECIKFVHNDKPIEQEVMEQLSVQNEREPFAATQAATEAPTLEKEGSENGGRTESKRDSELPSDSQRPAQRSSKRFKERSTETNEAELLRPHQDFAALFYSCTGILEVRLEIELSHLNPEAIPSTYPAYMPMLDFYECLNSWTSKHTEFLNQSETKGTSKNKGKGEDSFQLTSLLRSSMFTEENRPTISLTELPYKEVAEFISTVNSNRLHFHAVRLLLLQVLLTVRPDGSCLITDTFWSPILYDTIESFVLSLESNIYDLVYSQSEKYKGLGLSFCEVLMNSLGGIYTEIHAKKISGGKYGELEAQKNKLEKKIDRWVLLLDQLVFEGKLKFRYLWSKFCYLQCISDVTDDRIIHSLDYITHELRNSSMDIDISYANYEHTPRLNMETVQSQLSKIKMMRKFTMVNQMDVDRNDSSNEDQIEALSRVLVGTSLLDTPEDRSMSEFVNQAPFLLKIKLWRIVLHHYLAVKDQSNFQICYFKVLHVLYERLCSKEYSDQSQLQRQQTLLSTLSLMRSFTSLFIELLSGANEWVINDTSQASEYFKLLIDVFILLYPLTYFETLSQKSATTVSFFKKAAKSSVILKDMFVDISCLLVLYFTGACTQKEVVNGVEVATEFIHALHLLIGGFTFCDAANGNFLNLAEHFFCSVEGSSSFIPLKQILLCKYRLSLGGDANSFEDHGAKPQVLEMHNAVRLAKYLIRFEYQNKNPYLISTNRSNLKQVIENVIDVIGKIPYAENHILARNVYYFEQYLEAPVTAKIIQEALQGCISIELTKPRDNLQEIVDLGLYYISGVQLLNLYKVRKKTLQARPSELDSIIETLKADILYKTNRFETWFLLGKCYSYVVEDDLIWTSDRLVVASKKATTASIQRKAILCYLMALNLCQLSVDDPSLSEAQKMENAFIKREIYEVLALELLNAYFKPMEGLPFQRDIAPALVLTETGELVEPKNSPQPSISSANIYRATLLVFTNADEMYKDSQDALQNWLNPHYIANLRFKHEREDFITDGFDIIIRACNLAMKASTSNDNIIEPHYSLVIKCYKSVKHGWLRPEDALKHLLNDNSFLAQEANFYSHNPENSVQDFYRKIITLLRRLLALDKRKWHHRPTYRIARILFDDFNDVDGAIQEMGVLMALKSVNKNLVNIWKPEYERPGKHFVYTYQYVMFYLKLLSHKNDYISLGHAARKMRRFGSGMVNGSLATDKAVEMFINGARAALGINEKEHAELLLPTLNYQAFNRYSDELIASFNKENYSYEVLESLAISYQLKKGSSGIAFDGVCLSIYFKYLYLPWVEEHEAAEATQSMVKFVEINKNVNPTENETASPQPAAEPQKSTTKQVSSRKRVSKKDAFDKISQIVDKIT, from the coding sequence ATGTCATTGTTCACTGCATTGAACTCAACGCCCCATGATGCGTTGCTGGAGGCTGAAGAGCACTCACGTGAGCTTCAGGTAGAAGAGAGTTTTCGGGTGTTCCAGAGTGCGTTGTTCCACCTTAAAGCTAAACGCTTCGATGATGCAGAAGCGAAATTTGAGCAGCTGTTCAATATCGAAGTATTGAAACCGGACCATTGGGGGCTGTATCGGTACTCGTCACCTACGCTGGACCTGCTGCGATACCTGGCGTATCGCAACCGCGGGGTGTTTTACTACCAGTACGTGCGCGAGCATGCGGAAGAGCTGGACAAGGACGACATCGTGGACTACATTCTCAAAGTGGTGGAGAACCTGTTACAAGCGCTGCAGCATAGCGATGGAGATGCTGCGGTGACCGGGCTGCTACTGCAGGTGTTCAGAGGATTCAAGAGCAAGCGGCTGCAGCGGTGGATACTTGAGTACGAACTGACGAAGCAGCCGGAGGAgatgctgctgctgggccGGGGGCGGGCGCTTCTGCCAGATACGCGGGGCCTGGTGGAGGAGTACCGGCGAGTGCTGCGTGACGTGAGATCTGAACCGGTGACTGAATTTGCGGCGCGTGTGCTCACACTGGTGAAAACAGACAGCCTCGAAGTgcagccgctgccgccggtCCTGGACAAGATCGAGCAGCTcaaggacgaggacgatgCAATGATGAAGCAATTGGCTGAATATGAAGTTAATCTGGAGGAGCTGAGTTGGGAGTGCATTGCGGAGTCCTTCCGCAGCCTGGTACCGAAGTACAAGTACACCAACTTCTTCAGCAAAGCGCCCGATCCTTATAGCGAGGCAGGAGATCCGATTGAGTGCATCAAGTTTGTACACAACGACAAGCCAATAGAACAAGAAGTGATGGAGCAACTTAGTGTTCAGAATGAACGGGAGCCATTCGCGGCCACTCAAGCGGCGACAGAGGCGCCTACACTAGAGAAAGAGGGCTCTGAGAATGGGGGTCGCACCGAAAGTAAGCGGGACTCGGAGCTTCCGAGCGACAGCCAACGGCCAGCTCAACGTTCCAGTAAAAGGTTCAAGGAGCGCAGCACTGAGACGAACGAAGCAGAGCTGCTACGACCACATCAAGACTTTGCTGCGCTGTTCTACTCCTGTACTGGAATTCTAGAAGTGCGGCTAGAGATAGAGCTGTCTCACCTCAACCCAGAAGCGATTCCTTCCACATATCCAGCGTACATGCCGATGCTTGACTTCTACGAGTGCCTGAATTCGTGGACAAGCAAGCATACAGAGTTTCTCAACCAAAGTGAAACAAAAGGCACATCTAAAAACAAGGGCAAAGGCGAAGATAGCTTTCAATTGACATCTCTCTTGCGTTCTAGCATGTTTACGGAGGAAAACCGCCCGACAATATCGTTGACGGAGTTGCCATACAAAGAGGTAGCGGAGTTTATCTCCACAGTGAATAGCAACAGGTTGCATTTTCATGCTGTAAGGCTCTTGCTTCTGCAGGTATTGCTTACTGTCAGGCCCGACGGCTCATGTTTAATCACCGATACGTTTTGGTCTCCTATACTTTATGACACAATAGAATCTTTTGTTTTGAGCTTAGAGTCAAATATTTATGACCTAGTATATTCTCAAAGTGAGAAGTATAAGGGCTTGGGCTTGTCATTTTGTGAAGTGTTAATGAATTCGTTGGGCGGAATCTATACCGAAATACATGCAAAGAAGATTAGTGGAGGCAAATACGGGGAGCTTGAAGCACAGAAGAACAAGCTTGAGAAAAAGATTGACCGATGGGTGCTGTTGCTAGATCAATTAGTCTTTGAGGGGAAGCTGAAATTCAGGTACCTGTGGTCAAAGTTCTGTTATCTCCAGTGCATCAGCGACGTGACTGATGATAGGATTATCCACTCCCTCGACTATATCACGCATGAACTACGGAATAGCTCCATGGACATTGATATATCCTATGCGAATTATGAACATACGCCACGGCTCAACATGGAAACTGTCCAGTCCCAGCTTTCCAAGATAAAAATGATGCGCAAATTTACGATGGTCAATCAGATGGATGTGGATAGAAATGATTCTTCAAACGAAGATCAAATAGAAGCACTTTCTCGTGTGTTGGTCGGTACTTCTCTACTGGATACCCCAGAGGACCGTTCCATGTCGGAATTTGTGAACCAAGCACCATTTCTCTTAAAGATTAAGCTGTGGCGCATCGTGTTACACCATTACCTTGCTGTTAAGGACCAATCCAATTTCCAAATATGTTATTTTAAAGTTCTTCATGTGTTGTATGAGCGGCTATGCTCCAAAGAGTACAGCGACCAGTCACAGCTTCAAAGACAACAAACATTGCTTTCGACGTTGTCCCTAATGAGATCATTTACCTCTCTGTTCATTGAACTTCTTTCAGGAGCAAATGAGTGGGTTATAAATGATACCTCTCAAGCGAGTGAATACTTTAAACTTCTGATTGACGTGTTTATCCTATTGTATCCATTGACCTACTTTGAAACATTATCACAGAAGAGTGCGACCACCGTTTCCTTTTTCAAAAAGGCTGCCAAGTCATCCGTAATCCTCAAGGATATGTTTGTCGATATCTCCTGCCTTCTCGTTCTTTACTTCACTGGTGCATGCACGCAAAAGGAAGTCGTTAATGGCGTCGAAGTTGCCACCGAATTTATCCATGCTTTGCACCTTTTAATTGGGGGATTCACCTTCTGCGATGCAGCCAATGGTAACTTTCTTAACCTTGCTGAACACTTTTTCTGCTCGGTGGAGGGAAGTAGTTCATTTATTCCACTGAAACAGATCCTTTTGTGCAAGTACCGTCTTTCTTTGGGAGGCGATGCAAACAGTTTTGAAGACCATGGTGCAAAACCGCAGGTGTTAGAAATGCACAATGCAGTGCGTTTAGCAAAATATCTCATCAGATTTGAATACCAGAATAAGAATCCCTACCTAATATCCACCAACAGGTCAAACTTGAAGCAGGTAATTGAGAATGTTATAGACGTAATTGGGAAAATTCCATATGCTGAGAACCATATTTTGGCCCGTAATGTATATTATTTTGAGCAGTATTTGGAGGCGCCTGTAACTGCAAAGATTATACAGGAAGCCCTTCAAGGCTGCATTTCAATTGAGCTGACGAAACCTCGCGATAACTTACAAGAGATAGTGGATCTGGGCTTGTATTATATTAGTGGTGTCCAACTACTTAACTTATACAAGGTCCGGAAAAAAACGCTACAGGCTCGCCCGTCAGAACTAGACTCTATCATTGAAACCTTAAAAGCAGACATTCTGTACAAAACGAACAGGTTCGAAACATGGTTTTTGCTAGGTAAATGTTACTCTTACGTTGTGGAGGATGACTTGATCTGGACTTCAGATAGATTAGTAGTAGCCTCTAAAAAGGCAACTACTGCAAGTATCCAAAGGAAGGCGATATTATGCTACTTGATGGCACTGAATCTTTGTCAATTGTCTGTTGATGATCCATCACTATCTGAAGCTCAAAAAATGGAGAATGCTTTCATTAAGAGAGAGATATACGAAGTCCTTGCTTTAGAGCTACTGAATGCATACTTCAAGCCAATGGAAGGACTACCTTTCCAAAGAGATATTGCACCTGCACTGGTGTTAACCGAAACTGGCGAACTTGTAGAACCCAAGAATAGTCCTCAACCTTCCATTTCCAGTGCTAATATTTACCGTGCCACGCTGCTTGTATTTACAAACGCTGATGAAATGTATAAAGATTCACAGGATGCCCTGCAAAACTGGCTAAACCCCCACTACATTGCCAACCTCCGATTTAAGCATGAGCGTGAAGATTTTATTACCGACGGTTTCGATATAATCATCAGGGCGTGTAACCTGGCAATGAAAGCATCTACTTCGAACGACAACATTATCGAACCTCACTATTCCTTGGTTATTAAGTGCTATAAATCAGTAAAACATGGATGGTTGCGGCCGGAGGACGCACTGAAGCACCTTTTGAATGATAATAGCTTCCTTGCGCAGGAAGCGAATTTCTACTCTCACAATCCTGAAAATTCGGTTCAGGATTTTTATAGAAAGATAATAACTTTGTTGCGCAGGTTGTTAGCCTTAGACAAGAGGAAATGGCATCATCGGCCAACATACAGGATTGCGCGCAtactctttgatgatttTAATGATGTAGACGGTGCAATACAGGAGATGGGAGTACTAATGGCTTTGAAAAGTGTTAACAAGAATCTCGTCAACATATGGAAACCTGAATATGAAAGACCGGGCAAACATTTTGTCTATACCTACCAATACGTTATGTTCTACCTGAAGCTTCTGAGTCATAAGAATGACTACATATCTTTGGGCCACGCCGCTAGGAAGATGCGGAGATTTGGTTCAGGTATGGTTAACGGTTCTCTAGCTACAGATAAAGCCGTGGAAATGTTCATTAATGGTGCCAGAGCGGCTTTGGGTATTAACGAAAAGGAGCATGCAGAGTTATTGTTACCAACTCTGAACTATCAGGCGTTCAACAGATATAGCGACGAGTTGATCGCCTCTTTCAATAAAGAAAACTATTCCTATGAAGTTCTCGAATCTCTTGCAATTTCATACCAACTGAAAAAGGGATCAAGTGGAATAGCATTTGATGGTGTTTGTTTGAGCATCTATTTTAAATATCTATACCTGCCATGGGTAGAAGAGCACGAAGCGGCAGAGGCTACACAGTCAATGGTCAAATTCGTCGAGATCAATAAAAATGTAAACCCAACCGAGAATGAAACTGCATCGCCGCAGCCAGCTGCCGAACCTCAGAAATCAACTACCAAGCAAGTATCATCGAGGAAGAGAGTCAGTAAGAAGGATGCCTTCGATAAAATATCACAGATTGTAGATAAAATCACGTGA
- the HOM6 gene encoding homoserine dehydrogenase (Syntenic homolog of Saccharomyces cerevisiae YJR139C (HOM6)): MLTNVLPTGTGLVGNAFLEQLLSIKQSICYNIIYVARSRAALISKDYSPLNLGSSWKSALENADEKPLELNALVGYLQKSPQKVILVDNTSSSDIADFYPNFVGAGISIATPNKKAFSSDLKLWNGLFSDEEGHGLVYHEATVGAGLPIIGTLRDMIKTNDKVEKIEGIFSGTLSYIFNEFSTIAPNSVKFSEVVKVAKSLGYTEPDPRDDLNGMDVARKVTILARIAGFEVQSPSSFPVQSLIPDELTSVNSVDEFMSRLPDYDEQLTLLKDAAARENKVLRFVGKVDFPNNVVSVGIEKYDFSHPFASLKGSDNVISIKTSRYSQPLIVQGAGAGASVTAAGVLGDVIKIAERL; the protein is encoded by the coding sequence ATGCTAACTAATGTGCTTCCCACAGGAACCGGTCTCGTCGGTAACGCCTTTTTGGAGCAGCTTCTTTCAATCAAACAGTCTATCTGCTACAACATAATTTATGTCGCTCGGTCTCGTGCTGCATTGATCTCAAAGGACTATTCTCCATTGAACTTGGGATCATCTTGGAAATCCGCTTTGGAGAATGCTGATGAGAAACCGTTGGAACTTAACGCCCTCGTTGGGTATTTACAAAAGTCTCCTCAGAAGGTAATCTTGGTTGACAATACCTCCAGCTCGGACATCGCCGATTTCTACCCAAACTTTGTTGGTGCTGGAATTTCTATTGCGACCCCGAACAAGAAGGCCTTCTCTTCCGACTTGAAGCTCTGGAATGGGTTGTTCTCGGATGAAGAGGGGCATGGATTGGTTTATCATGAAGCAACTGTCGGTGCAGGCTTGCCAATTATCGGCACTCTACGTGATATGATTAAGACCAATGACAAGGTTGAAAAGATTGAGGGCATCTTCTCAGGTACTTTGTCATATATCTTCAACGAATTCTCTACTATTGCTCCAAACTCGGTAAAGTTCTCCGAAGTTGTCAAGGTAGCGAAGTCTCTTGGCTACACTGAGCCAGACCCTAGAGACGATTTAAACGGTATGGATGTTGCTAGAAAGGTTACTATTCTGGCGCGTATTGCTGGATTTGAGGTTCAATCTCCATCCTCTTTCCCTGTTCAGTCTCTAATTCCAGACGAGCTAACTTCAGTTAACTCAGTGGATGAGTTTATGTCTCGGCTACCTGATTACGACGAACAGTTGACCTTATTGAAGGATGCAGCTGCCCGGGAGAACAAGGTGCTGCGTTTCGTGGGTAAAGTCGATTTCCCAAACAACGTCGTATCTGTTGGTATCGAAAAATATGACTTCTCTCACCCATTTGCCTCTCTAAAGGGATCCGACAATGTGATATCTATCAAAACCAGCCGGTACTCGCAACCATTGATCGTCCAAGGTGCCGGTGCTGGCGCAAGTGTGACTGCTGCGGGTGTTTTAGGTGACGTGATTAAGATTGCAGAAAGATTGTGA
- the IPA1 gene encoding putative polyadenylation protein (Syntenic homolog of Saccharomyces cerevisiae YJR141W) has protein sequence MQYLAEYLPRIGVMLIVVAGEAGEVELGKLGGHRLTVTVNGAAEVIELPCEVDPLARPRIRHSEGAFEVRLKAVNGTEGRGADFTMLAAEDGWGRKDLARAELRCAACDGLLVTGEACRRVSAMPSEFWTELMDYWHCHKPADESAGAQQYLTKYNALLPADGELLVGDTFVTVGEGLLSEKLAMSGTAVLCKACRAPLGAVTREKLLRLHKWNLVQVRSDGSRKKYRQASAVVAGLLSALNSHAARVVHLRAERGSQIALWVFNVGLDVSTADGLIRCGLKILYTDDVESVTHAPSGRQHIESMTMPDACFDDFVKRLETTNATLPLRCGKMGNWNVSYISML, from the coding sequence ATGCAGTATCTCGCGGAGTATCTGCCTAGGATCGGCGTAATGCTAATAGTGGTTGCGGGAGAGGCTGGTGAGGTTGAACTGGGAAAATTGGGTGGGCATAGGTTGACTGTCACAGTAAATGGAGCGGCCGAGGTGATCGAATTGCCCTGTGAGGTTGATCCGCTAGCGCGGCCGCGTATTAGACACTCCGAAGGTGCATTTGAGGTCCGGCTGAAGGCGGTGAATGGGACTGAGGGCCGGGGCGCGGACTTCACTATGCTGGCTGCAGAGGACGGGTGGGGGCGAAAAGACCTGGCGCGTGCTGAActgcgctgcgcggcgTGCGACGGGCTGCTGGTTACGGGCGAAGCATGCAGGCGCGTGAGCGCGATGCCCTCCGAGTTTTGGACGGAGCTGATGGACTACTGGCACTGCCACAAGCCTGCGGACGAGTCTGCGGGCGCACAGCAGTACCTGACGAAATATAACGCGCTGCTGCCTGCGGACGgggagctgctggtggGGGACACATTCGTCACGGTCGGCGAGGGTCTGCTGTCAGAGAAGCTGGCGATGAGTGGCACGGCGGTCCTGTGCAAGGCATGCAGAGCACCACTGGGTGCAGTGACTCGGGAaaagctgctgcggctgcacAAGTGGAATCTGGTACAGGTGCGTTCCGATGGCAGTCGCAAAAAATACCGGCAAGCCTCTGCAGTTGTCGCGGGACTGTTGAGCGCACTGAATTCGCATGCAGCGCGCGTGGTACATCTCAGGGCCGAACGTGGCTCGCAGATCGCGTTGTGGGTTTTCAATGTGGGATTAGATGTGTCTACTGCCGATGGTCTGATCCGCTGCGGGCTCAAGATCTTATATACGGACGATGTCGAGTCTGTTACGCATGCACCGAGCGGCAGGCAGCATATAGAATCGATGACCATGCCTGACGCATGCTTCGATGACTTTGTAAAACGGTTGGAGACCACAAACGCGACattgccgctgagatgtGGGAAGATGGGTAACTGGAACGTTAGTTACATAAGCATGCTATAA